Proteins from a genomic interval of Streptomyces fodineus:
- a CDS encoding peptide-N4-asparagine amidase — protein sequence MRRRIVMSMLAGATLWVSAFFGTGAAAAQAADVPAEFGTDWHDPVTAAPPVDRPHTTSCQVTLADAQFRDFTPYRGAYTPPQGCGDRWSKVVLRLDGKVKGRQYDRLGYLHVGGVEILRTSTPEPSPDGIEWHVEKDVTRYSDTFRSPQDVEMLIGNVVDDTYTGVIDVHATLTFYAGRPAERTPDRVLTLADTPDGTTLTTPRNSERIVAEVYATGSGGGCEEFWYLTVADPASYSCKADHGPYREVQVKVDGQLAGIAAPFPNVWTGGWSNPFLWYVIPAPHAFDVRPIEYDLTPFAGLLDDGRPHRVEVSVVGVPAGQSGWSAPVNVLVWQDAHRAHVTGALTADKATDIANSSTYTPGSENRVNTEAGHRLTVSGYLDTSHGRVTTTVTRTLANTSVHRWADGENTDGVDATWSDDQTVSVGGHGPARTTRTHRTYTMNGATTVGTDNRLRTVLTLGDRASAVELRDGRRTAWSRFDDTYSGDAAYTMNVPRDQRHAVGTSSERYRLYGSDGCYDRSLTTVQGVLTQDRRLC from the coding sequence ATGAGAAGACGGATAGTCATGTCCATGCTCGCCGGGGCGACCCTCTGGGTGAGTGCGTTCTTCGGCACCGGAGCCGCTGCCGCCCAAGCGGCCGACGTCCCGGCCGAGTTCGGTACCGACTGGCACGATCCGGTCACCGCGGCACCGCCCGTCGACCGGCCGCACACCACGTCGTGCCAGGTCACCCTCGCCGACGCCCAGTTCCGCGACTTCACGCCGTACCGGGGCGCGTACACCCCGCCCCAGGGTTGCGGCGACCGCTGGAGCAAGGTCGTCCTGCGCCTCGACGGCAAGGTGAAGGGCCGTCAGTACGACCGCCTCGGCTATCTGCACGTCGGCGGGGTCGAGATCCTGCGCACCTCCACCCCGGAACCCTCGCCCGACGGCATCGAGTGGCACGTCGAGAAGGACGTCACCCGCTACAGCGACACCTTCCGCAGCCCGCAGGACGTCGAGATGCTGATCGGCAACGTCGTGGACGACACCTACACCGGGGTCATCGACGTGCACGCCACCCTGACCTTCTACGCGGGCCGTCCCGCGGAGCGAACCCCCGACCGCGTGCTCACCCTCGCCGACACGCCCGACGGCACCACCCTCACCACTCCGCGCAACAGCGAGCGGATCGTCGCCGAGGTGTACGCGACCGGTTCGGGCGGCGGCTGCGAGGAGTTCTGGTATCTGACCGTGGCCGACCCGGCGTCGTACTCCTGCAAGGCGGATCACGGCCCCTACCGCGAGGTGCAGGTCAAGGTCGACGGTCAACTCGCCGGAATCGCGGCGCCGTTCCCGAACGTCTGGACCGGCGGCTGGTCCAACCCCTTCCTCTGGTACGTCATCCCGGCGCCGCACGCCTTCGACGTCCGGCCCATCGAATACGATCTCACCCCCTTCGCGGGCCTGCTCGACGACGGGCGTCCGCACCGCGTCGAGGTCTCCGTCGTCGGCGTGCCCGCGGGCCAGTCGGGCTGGAGCGCACCGGTGAACGTCCTGGTCTGGCAGGACGCGCACCGCGCCCACGTCACCGGAGCGCTGACCGCGGACAAGGCGACGGACATCGCCAACTCCTCCACCTACACGCCCGGTTCGGAGAACCGTGTGAACACCGAGGCCGGACACCGGCTCACCGTCTCCGGATACCTCGACACCTCGCACGGCCGGGTCACCACGACCGTCACGCGGACACTCGCCAACACCTCCGTCCATCGCTGGGCCGACGGCGAGAACACGGACGGAGTGGACGCGACCTGGTCCGACGATCAGACGGTCAGCGTCGGCGGACACGGTCCCGCGCGGACGACGCGGACGCATCGGACGTACACCATGAACGGCGCCACGACCGTGGGCACGGACAACCGGCTGCGCACCGTACTGACCCTCGGGGACCGGGCGTCCGCCGTGGAACTGCGGGACGGCCGGCGTACCGCGTGGTCGCGCTTCGACGACACCTACAGCGGCGACGCGGCGTACACGATGAATGTCCCGCGCGATCAGCGGCACGCGGTCGGCACGTCGAGCGAGCGCTATCGGCTGTACGGCTCCGACGGCTGCTACGACCGTTCGCTGACCACGGTTCAGGGGGTGCTGACGCAGGACCGCCGGCTCTGTTGA
- a CDS encoding MarR family winged helix-turn-helix transcriptional regulator, with amino-acid sequence MTTPDPDGLLAEQLLRLTRRVHRIQKRHLERHDLGITPAQSRLLRTLAHYASPPRMADLAARLEVVPRAVTTLVDGLEAHGKVRRVPDPANRRVTRIELTDEGRTTLRKLRGARRSAAEEILAPLTEKERQVLGVLLDTLVEGDGGQRC; translated from the coding sequence ATGACCACCCCCGATCCCGACGGCCTGCTCGCCGAGCAGTTGCTGCGGCTGACCCGCCGGGTGCACCGCATCCAGAAGCGCCATCTGGAACGGCACGACCTGGGCATCACCCCGGCCCAGTCCCGGCTGCTGCGCACCCTCGCCCACTACGCGTCGCCCCCGCGCATGGCCGACCTCGCCGCGCGCCTCGAGGTGGTGCCGCGCGCGGTGACGACCCTGGTGGACGGGCTGGAGGCGCACGGGAAGGTACGGCGGGTGCCGGATCCGGCGAACCGGCGCGTGACCCGGATCGAGCTGACGGACGAGGGGCGTACGACCCTGCGCAAGCTGCGTGGCGCACGCCGCTCGGCGGCCGAGGAGATCCTCGCCCCGCTGACGGAGAAGGAGCGCCAGGTGCTCGGCGTCCTGCTGGACACCCTGGTCGAAGGGGACGGCGGCCAGCGCTGCTGA
- a CDS encoding ABC transporter ATP-binding protein, translating to MHPDRETSWTPPADAKEQPRQVRRILKLFRPYRGRLAIVGLLVGASSLVSVATPFLLRETLDVAIPRGRTGLLSLLALGMILSAVLSSVFGVLQTLISTTVGQRVMHDLRTAVYGRLQRMSLAFFTRTRTGEVQSRIANDIGGMQATVTSTATSLVSNATSVVATIVAMVALDWRLTIVSLLLLPAFVWISRRVGNERKKITTQRQKQMAAMAATVTESLSVSGILLGRTMGRSDSLTTSFAEESERLVDLEVKSNMAGRWRMAVITIVMAAMPAIIYWTAGLALQFGGPKVSLGTIVAFVSLQQGLFRPAVSLLATGVQIQTSLALFQRIFEYLDLPIDITERERPVHLDQVKGEVRFEEVEFRYDDKGGPVLDGIDVTVPAGGSLAVVGPTGAGKSTLGYLVPRLYDVTGGRVTLDGVDVRDLDFDTLARAVGVVSQETYLFHASVADNLRFAKPDATDEELRAAAGAAQIHDHIAALPDGYDTIVGERGHRFSGGEKQRLAIARTILRDPPVLILDEATSALDTRTEAAVQQAIDALSADRTTITIAHRLSTIRGADQIVVLDSGRIAERGSHEELLEQDGRYAALVRRDAQLEPAS from the coding sequence ATGCATCCCGACCGTGAAACCTCATGGACACCACCTGCCGACGCCAAGGAACAGCCCCGGCAGGTGCGCCGCATCCTGAAGCTCTTCCGTCCCTATCGCGGGCGGCTCGCGATCGTCGGCCTGCTGGTCGGCGCCTCCTCGCTGGTTTCGGTGGCCACACCGTTCCTGCTCAGGGAGACCCTGGATGTCGCGATCCCCCGGGGCCGCACCGGCCTGCTCAGTCTGCTCGCGCTCGGCATGATCCTCAGCGCGGTCCTCTCCAGCGTCTTCGGCGTACTCCAGACGCTGATCTCGACCACCGTCGGCCAGCGCGTCATGCACGACCTGCGCACCGCCGTCTACGGCCGCCTCCAGCGCATGTCGCTCGCCTTCTTCACGCGTACGCGTACCGGCGAGGTGCAGTCCCGGATCGCCAATGACATCGGCGGCATGCAGGCCACCGTCACCTCCACCGCCACCTCCCTGGTCTCCAACGCCACCAGCGTGGTCGCCACGATCGTCGCGATGGTCGCCCTCGACTGGCGGCTGACGATCGTCTCGCTGCTCCTGCTGCCGGCGTTCGTATGGATAAGCCGCCGTGTCGGCAACGAACGCAAGAAGATCACCACACAGCGGCAGAAGCAGATGGCCGCGATGGCAGCCACCGTCACCGAATCGCTCTCCGTCAGCGGCATCCTGCTCGGCCGCACCATGGGCCGCTCCGACTCGCTCACCACGTCCTTCGCCGAGGAGTCCGAGCGCCTGGTCGACCTGGAAGTGAAGTCGAACATGGCCGGGCGCTGGCGCATGGCCGTGATCACGATCGTCATGGCCGCGATGCCGGCCATCATCTACTGGACGGCAGGTCTGGCCCTGCAGTTCGGTGGCCCCAAGGTCTCGCTCGGTACCATCGTCGCCTTCGTCTCGCTCCAGCAGGGGCTGTTCCGCCCGGCCGTGAGCCTGCTCGCGACCGGCGTCCAGATCCAGACCTCCCTCGCTCTCTTCCAGCGCATCTTCGAGTATCTGGACCTGCCGATCGACATCACCGAGCGCGAGCGCCCGGTGCACCTCGACCAGGTCAAGGGCGAAGTCCGCTTCGAGGAGGTCGAGTTCCGCTACGACGACAAGGGCGGCCCGGTCCTCGACGGCATCGACGTCACGGTTCCCGCGGGCGGCAGTCTCGCCGTCGTCGGCCCGACGGGCGCCGGCAAGTCCACGCTGGGCTATCTGGTGCCCCGGCTCTACGACGTCACCGGTGGCCGCGTCACCCTGGACGGAGTCGACGTCCGGGACCTCGACTTCGACACCCTCGCCCGCGCGGTCGGCGTCGTCTCGCAGGAGACGTACCTCTTCCACGCCTCGGTCGCCGACAACCTCCGCTTCGCCAAGCCGGACGCCACCGACGAGGAACTGCGGGCGGCGGCCGGGGCGGCGCAGATACACGACCACATAGCCGCACTGCCCGACGGCTACGACACCATCGTCGGCGAACGCGGCCACCGCTTCTCCGGCGGCGAGAAGCAGCGCCTCGCCATAGCCCGCACCATCCTGCGCGATCCGCCGGTCCTCATCCTCGACGAGGCGACCAGCGCCCTCGACACCCGCACGGAGGCCGCCGTCCAGCAGGCGATCGACGCCCTGTCGGCCGACCGGACGACGATCACCATCGCCCACCGGCTGTCCACGATCCGCGGCGCCGACCAGATCGTGGTCCTCGACTCCGGGCGAATCGCCGAACGCGGCAGTCACGAGGAACTGCTGGAACAGGACGGGCGGTACGCGGCACTGGTGCGCCGGGACGCGCAACTGGAACCGGCGAGCTGA
- the mltG gene encoding endolytic transglycosylase MltG — protein sequence MQTKIPPRSTMRLTRRGRLVLVVAGAVMVGTAVAVPLLTLNTRPEEIQPAALVVPEGRRASQVYDAIDKALELPSGSTRKSVGKAGLKLPSEAAGNPEGYLFPATYPVPKGATPEFLLRSMVGTANSMVNAAPISAGAQRSAMNVYQAVTIASIIQAEAATKADMGKVARVVFNRLERGMPLQMDSTTNYALNRSTVHTSQDDTRIDSPYNSYRRTGLPPTPIDNPGEEAMRAALDPAPGNWLYFVTVKPADTRFTSDYATHIRDVADFNALHEDAGQGRSPSRRPVRSAASPRAAVR from the coding sequence ATGCAGACGAAAATTCCGCCGCGGAGCACGATGCGATTGACACGCCGGGGCCGACTCGTCCTCGTCGTGGCCGGCGCTGTCATGGTCGGCACCGCCGTGGCGGTCCCGCTGCTGACGCTGAACACCCGCCCCGAGGAGATACAGCCCGCCGCGCTGGTCGTCCCGGAGGGCCGGCGTGCGAGCCAGGTGTACGACGCGATCGACAAAGCCCTGGAGCTGCCTTCGGGCAGCACGCGCAAGTCCGTCGGGAAGGCCGGTCTGAAATTGCCGAGCGAAGCCGCGGGCAACCCCGAGGGCTACCTCTTCCCGGCGACGTATCCCGTCCCGAAGGGAGCGACCCCCGAGTTCCTGCTGCGCTCCATGGTCGGCACCGCGAACAGCATGGTGAACGCGGCGCCGATCTCGGCCGGGGCGCAGCGCAGTGCGATGAACGTCTACCAGGCCGTCACCATCGCCAGCATCATCCAGGCCGAGGCCGCGACGAAGGCGGACATGGGCAAGGTCGCCCGGGTCGTCTTCAACCGGCTGGAGCGCGGGATGCCGCTGCAGATGGACTCGACGACCAACTACGCGCTGAACCGCAGCACCGTCCACACCAGCCAGGACGACACCCGCATCGACAGCCCGTACAACTCCTACCGGCGCACGGGCCTGCCGCCGACGCCGATCGACAACCCCGGCGAAGAGGCGATGCGCGCCGCGCTCGACCCGGCGCCCGGCAACTGGCTGTACTTCGTCACGGTCAAGCCGGCAGACACCCGCTTCACCTCCGACTACGCCACGCATATACGCGATGTGGCGGACTTCAACGCCCTGCACGAGGACGCGGGGCAGGGACGGAGCCCGAGTCGGAGGCCGGTCCGGTCCGCCGCCTCGCCGCGGGCTGCGGTCCGCTGA
- a CDS encoding NAD(P)-binding domain-containing protein, with amino-acid sequence MNESREVEVVVIGAGQAGLSSAYHLRRTGFAPDRDFVVLDHSPAPGGAWQFRWPSLTYGKVHGMHALPGMELTDADPAQPSAEVIGAYFDRYERTFDLRVRRPVDVRTVREGDGGRLLVETSQGTWSTRALINATGTWDRPFWPRYPGQETFRGRQLHTAQYAGPEEFAGQRVVVVGGGASGTQHLLELAPYAAATTWVTRRPPVFREGPFDQEAGRAAVALVNERVRQGLPPRSVVSVTGLPLNDAVRQGLADGVLDRQPMFDRITPDGVAWNDGRHVAADVILWATGFRAALDHLRPLRLREPGGGIRAEGTRAVADPRVHLVGYGPSASTIGANRAGRAAVRDITRLLAEEQPIAA; translated from the coding sequence GTGAACGAATCGCGCGAGGTCGAGGTTGTCGTCATCGGCGCTGGTCAGGCCGGGCTGTCCAGCGCCTATCATCTGCGGCGCACCGGCTTTGCGCCGGACCGCGACTTCGTGGTCCTCGACCACTCCCCCGCGCCGGGCGGCGCCTGGCAGTTCCGCTGGCCCTCGCTGACGTACGGCAAGGTGCACGGGATGCACGCGCTGCCGGGGATGGAGCTGACGGACGCCGATCCCGCGCAGCCCTCGGCGGAGGTGATCGGTGCGTACTTCGACCGGTACGAGCGCACCTTCGACCTGCGCGTGCGCCGCCCCGTCGACGTACGGACCGTACGGGAGGGCGACGGCGGGCGGCTGCTCGTGGAGACCTCACAGGGCACCTGGTCGACGCGGGCGCTGATCAACGCGACCGGCACCTGGGACCGGCCGTTCTGGCCGCGCTATCCCGGTCAGGAGACCTTCCGCGGGCGGCAGTTGCACACCGCGCAGTACGCCGGGCCGGAGGAGTTCGCCGGGCAGCGGGTCGTGGTCGTCGGCGGCGGCGCCTCGGGCACCCAGCACCTGCTGGAGCTGGCTCCGTACGCGGCCGCGACCACCTGGGTCACCCGGCGGCCTCCGGTCTTCCGCGAGGGGCCGTTCGACCAGGAGGCGGGCCGCGCTGCGGTCGCGCTGGTGAACGAGCGGGTACGTCAGGGGCTGCCGCCGCGCAGTGTGGTCTCGGTCACCGGGTTGCCTCTCAACGACGCCGTCCGGCAGGGGCTCGCGGACGGAGTCCTGGACCGGCAGCCGATGTTCGACCGGATCACGCCTGACGGGGTGGCCTGGAACGACGGACGGCACGTCGCCGCCGATGTGATCCTCTGGGCGACCGGATTCCGGGCCGCGCTGGACCATCTCCGTCCGCTACGGCTGCGCGAGCCGGGCGGCGGGATCCGGGCCGAGGGCACCAGGGCGGTGGCCGATCCTCGTGTCCACCTCGTCGGCTACGGCCCCTCGGCCAGCACCATCGGCGCCAACCGGGCCGGCCGCGCGGCCGTCCGGGACATCACGCGCCTGCTGGCCGAGGAGCAGCCGATCGCCGCATGA
- a CDS encoding ABC transporter ATP-binding protein yields the protein MATDVHRPVTGHAVHVEGLTRSFDGRAVIDDLRLDIAPGEFVALLGRSGCGKSTLLRILAGLDRDIKGTALVPRRRAVAFQAPRLMPWKKVWRNVLLGLPGRPGRAVAERALDEVGLGHRIGAWPKTLSGGEAQRASLARALVREPDLLLLDEPFGALDALTRIKAQQLVGELWQRRGCAVLLVTHDVEEAVLLADRVLVMDGGRIAHEQRIDLGRPREITDPRFAGLRAGLLERLGVGTSAEAA from the coding sequence ATGGCGACCGACGTTCACCGGCCGGTGACCGGGCACGCGGTGCACGTCGAGGGGCTGACCCGCTCCTTCGACGGCCGTGCCGTCATCGACGATCTCCGGCTCGACATCGCTCCCGGCGAGTTCGTCGCCCTGCTCGGCCGCAGCGGCTGCGGCAAGTCGACGCTGCTGCGCATCCTCGCCGGGCTCGACCGCGACATCAAGGGGACCGCGCTGGTCCCGCGCCGCAGGGCCGTCGCCTTCCAGGCGCCCCGGCTGATGCCCTGGAAGAAGGTCTGGCGCAACGTCCTGCTGGGTCTGCCCGGCAGGCCCGGACGCGCCGTCGCCGAGCGGGCGCTGGACGAGGTCGGGCTCGGTCACCGCATCGGCGCCTGGCCGAAGACCCTCTCCGGCGGCGAGGCGCAGCGCGCCTCCCTCGCCCGGGCGCTGGTACGCGAACCCGATCTGCTCTTGCTCGACGAGCCGTTCGGCGCACTCGACGCGCTCACCCGGATCAAGGCCCAGCAACTGGTCGGGGAGTTGTGGCAGCGTCGCGGCTGCGCCGTGCTGCTGGTCACGCACGACGTCGAGGAGGCCGTACTGCTCGCCGACCGCGTCCTGGTGATGGACGGCGGCCGGATCGCCCACGAGCAGCGGATCGACCTCGGCCGGCCGCGCGAGATCACCGACCCCCGTTTCGCCGGCCTCCGGGCCGGCCTGCTGGAACGGCTCGGTGTCGGCACCTCCGCGGAAGCCGCGTGA
- a CDS encoding ABC transporter permease yields the protein MSISHAPPSSPEPDISGISKSEDAGTKHSDSAPLDLQQVLPASSHSRRIPRWLRRTAGPILLLALWQLLSSTGGLTADVLASPGRIAEVGWDLVSDGSLPSAMGTSLRRVAFGLLFGTVTGTGLALVSGLFRIGEDLVDAPVQMLRTVPFVGLIPLFIIWFGIGEAPKTAIITLGVTFPLYLNVYAGIRGVDAQLIEAGESLGLSRWGLVRHVVLPGALPGALTGLRYSLGIAWLALVFAEQVNADAGIGFLMVQARDFLRTDVIVVCLVVYAFLGLLADFVVRSLERLLLQWRPTFTGR from the coding sequence ATGAGTATCAGCCATGCCCCACCCAGCTCTCCAGAACCCGATATTTCGGGTATATCCAAGTCTGAGGATGCCGGAACGAAGCATTCCGACAGCGCCCCACTCGACCTTCAGCAAGTCCTCCCCGCCTCCTCCCACAGCCGTCGCATCCCCCGCTGGCTGCGCCGTACCGCGGGCCCGATCCTGCTGCTCGCCCTGTGGCAACTCCTCAGCTCCACCGGAGGGCTGACGGCCGACGTACTCGCCTCGCCGGGCCGGATCGCCGAGGTCGGCTGGGACCTGGTCAGTGACGGATCACTGCCGTCTGCCATGGGTACCTCGCTCCGGCGCGTCGCGTTCGGGCTGCTCTTCGGGACCGTGACCGGCACCGGACTCGCCCTGGTCTCGGGGCTGTTCCGGATCGGTGAGGACCTGGTGGACGCGCCGGTGCAGATGCTGCGGACGGTGCCGTTCGTCGGTCTCATCCCGCTGTTCATCATCTGGTTCGGCATCGGCGAGGCCCCGAAGACCGCCATCATCACGCTCGGTGTGACCTTCCCGCTCTATCTCAACGTGTACGCCGGGATTCGCGGGGTCGACGCCCAGCTCATCGAGGCCGGGGAGTCGTTGGGGCTCTCGCGGTGGGGTCTGGTGCGCCATGTCGTACTGCCGGGGGCGCTGCCCGGCGCGCTCACCGGGCTGCGCTATTCGCTCGGCATCGCCTGGCTCGCGCTGGTCTTCGCCGAGCAGGTCAACGCCGACGCCGGTATCGGCTTCCTGATGGTGCAGGCACGGGACTTCCTGCGGACCGATGTGATCGTGGTCTGCCTGGTCGTCTACGCCTTCCTCGGCCTGCTCGCCGACTTCGTCGTCCGTTCCCTCGAAAGGCTGCTCCTGCAATGGCGACCGACGTTCACCGGCCGGTGA
- a CDS encoding putative leader peptide — protein MLRSALLTTRGHIDLLRVASAACRRGR, from the coding sequence ATGTTGCGTTCAGCCCTGCTCACCACACGCGGTCATATCGACCTGCTGCGGGTGGCTTCCGCCGCGTGTCGCCGCGGCCGCTGA
- a CDS encoding YjbQ family protein: MPDAFTTRILNVSTGTRERVVDLTADCEDFLREAAAGRDGLLNLFVPHATAGIAVIETGAGSDDDLLAALHTLLPADDRWQHRHGSPGHGRDHVLPAIVPPHVTLPVIGGRLELGTWQSVCLVDTNKDNPERKVRLSFLG; this comes from the coding sequence ATGCCAGATGCCTTCACCACCCGAATCCTGAACGTCTCGACCGGTACCCGGGAACGCGTCGTCGACCTCACCGCCGACTGCGAGGACTTCCTCCGGGAGGCGGCGGCCGGCCGCGACGGCCTGCTCAATCTCTTCGTCCCGCACGCCACCGCCGGAATCGCCGTCATCGAGACGGGCGCCGGCAGCGACGACGACCTCCTCGCCGCCCTGCACACGCTGCTCCCCGCCGACGACCGCTGGCAGCACCGCCACGGCAGCCCCGGCCACGGCCGCGACCACGTCCTCCCGGCGATCGTCCCGCCCCACGTGACCCTCCCGGTCATCGGCGGCCGTCTGGAACTGGGCACCTGGCAGTCGGTCTGCCTCGTCGACACCAACAAGGACAACCCCGAGCGCAAGGTGCGGCTGAGCTTCCTCGGCTGA